A genomic segment from Bubalus bubalis isolate 160015118507 breed Murrah chromosome 5, NDDB_SH_1, whole genome shotgun sequence encodes:
- the ATF3 gene encoding cyclic AMP-dependent transcription factor ATF-3 isoform X2 → MCLFSKMMLQHPGQVSASEVSASAIVPCLSPPGSLVFEDFANLTPFVKEELRFAIQSKHLCHRMSSALDSVTVSGRPLEMSVTKAEVAPEEDERKKRRRERNKIAAAKCRNKKKEKTECLQKESEKLESVNAELKAQIEELKNEKQHLIYMLNLHRPTCIVRAQNGRTPEDERNLFIQQIKEGTLQS, encoded by the exons ATGTGTCTTTTCAGCAAAATGATGCTTCAACACCCAGGCCAGGTCTCTGCCTCGGAAGTCAGTGCCTCTGCCATCGTCCCCTGCCTGTCCCCTCCTGGGTCACTGGTGTTTGAGGATTTTGCTAACCTGACACCCTTTGTCAAGGAAGAGCTGAGGTTCGCCATCCAGAGCAAGCACCTCTGCCACCGGATGTCCTCGGCGCTGGACTCCGTCACCGTCAGCGGCAGGCCCCTCGAGATGTCAGTCACCAAAGCCGAG GTAGCCCCTGaagaagatgaaaggaaaaagaggCGACGGGAAAGAAATAAGATTGCAGCTGCCAAGTGCCGCAAcaagaagaaggagaagacagagtgCCTGCAGAAA GAGTCGGAGAAGCTGGAGAGTGTGAATGCTGAGCTGAAGGCACAGATTGAGGAGCTCAAGAACGAGAAGCAGCATTTGATATACATGCTCAACCTGCACCGGCCCACGTGTATTGTCCGGGCTCAGAATGGGCGGACTCCGGAAGATGAGAGGAACCTTTTTATCCAACAGATAAAGGAGGGAACATTGCAGAGCTAA
- the ATF3 gene encoding cyclic AMP-dependent transcription factor ATF-3 isoform X1 — protein MMLQHPGQVSASEVSASAIVPCLSPPGSLVFEDFANLTPFVKEELRFAIQSKHLCHRMSSALDSVTVSGRPLEMSVTKAEVAPEEDERKKRRRERNKIAAAKCRNKKKEKTECLQKESEKLESVNAELKAQIEELKNEKQHLIYMLNLHRPTCIVRAQNGRTPEDERNLFIQQIKEGTLQS, from the exons ATGATGCTTCAACACCCAGGCCAGGTCTCTGCCTCGGAAGTCAGTGCCTCTGCCATCGTCCCCTGCCTGTCCCCTCCTGGGTCACTGGTGTTTGAGGATTTTGCTAACCTGACACCCTTTGTCAAGGAAGAGCTGAGGTTCGCCATCCAGAGCAAGCACCTCTGCCACCGGATGTCCTCGGCGCTGGACTCCGTCACCGTCAGCGGCAGGCCCCTCGAGATGTCAGTCACCAAAGCCGAG GTAGCCCCTGaagaagatgaaaggaaaaagaggCGACGGGAAAGAAATAAGATTGCAGCTGCCAAGTGCCGCAAcaagaagaaggagaagacagagtgCCTGCAGAAA GAGTCGGAGAAGCTGGAGAGTGTGAATGCTGAGCTGAAGGCACAGATTGAGGAGCTCAAGAACGAGAAGCAGCATTTGATATACATGCTCAACCTGCACCGGCCCACGTGTATTGTCCGGGCTCAGAATGGGCGGACTCCGGAAGATGAGAGGAACCTTTTTATCCAACAGATAAAGGAGGGAACATTGCAGAGCTAA
- the FAM71A gene encoding protein FAM71A, producing the protein MSRESLLPYHTAQSGAGAGLFNTTMGKLQRQLHKGEYDIFKYAPIFESDFIQITKRGEVIDVHNRVRMVTVGIASTSPLLPLPDVMLLARPATKAKSRKAAKTLELTRLLPLKFVRISIHDREKQQLRLKFATGRSCYLHLCPPLDSREDLFTYWEKLVYLLRPPVDSQSSTYAIPAGDMICMPMLEEDRRSLTAMDFQGRGDQDQVSVRSLHVGSEVAGATSAAFAGGEGLPLDFYNPDPVPNGAMANTKPRELDEESAAGAMMQVAAADATEGDLNMTKFHASEEQSMAIEVTVTKGPEGNKSNIAMGGTAKTSLRTRKRALAHGTKNLEYPSSTSTSLSPEASMSMVGVEATRKTTKGKTYQEDEGTLISALPQEDQESEQEDRPQRVSQARRGRRERREHRQKERVLRGSHPRRSAEGRHKTVGDKVIRKTADRSSGGRRATRDDKKEKGHGSPGDSKRGTVHKGVSHAPITKESRTSHKSARSLSTGSSFSTNKRLSRISSFLRNVRANLTTKTVALSHDKDVDILAKAVERKRMEAIMETAESGQGLEITGSVTSEATETVTVAAHQ; encoded by the coding sequence ATGAGCCGGGAGTCTCTGCTACCGTATCACACGGCCCAGAGCGGCGCCGGAGCAGGCCTGTTCAACACCACCATGGGCAAACTGCAGCGGCAACTGCACAAGGGTGAGTACGACATATTCAAGTATGCCCCGATCTTCGAGAGCGACTTTATCCAAATCACCAAGAGGGGAGAAGTGATCGACGTGCACAACCGCGTCCGCATGGTGACCGTGGGCATCGCATccaccagccccctcctccccctcccagaCGTCATGCTACTGGCCCGGCCGGCCACCAAGGCCAAGAGCCGCAAGGCTGCAAAGACCTtagagctcaccaggctccttcccTTGAAGTTCGTGAGGATCTCCATTCATGACCGTGAGAAACAACAGCTGCGCCTGAAGTTCGCCACCGGCCGCTCCTGCTACTTGCATCTGTGCCCCCCGCTGGACTCTCGGGAAGACCTCTTCACCTATTGGGAGAAGCTCGTCTACCTCCTCCGGCCGCCGGTGGACAGTCAGAGCAGCACCTACGCCATTCCAGCCGGGGACATGATCTGCATGCCCATGTTAGAGGAGGACAGGAGGAGCCTGACAGCCATGGATTTCCAAGGCCGGGGCGATCAGGACCAGGTAAGCGTCAGGAGCCTCCACGTGGGCTCCGAGGTGGCCGGGGCCACCTCTGCAGCTTTTGCCGGCGGGGAGGGCCTCCCACTGGACTTCTACAATCCCGATCCTGTGCCCAATGGGGCCATGGCAAACACCAAACCCAGGGAGCTTGATGAAGAGTCAGCAGCAGGGGCAATGATGCAGGTGGCTGCAGCAGATGCCACAGAGGGCGATCTGAACATGACCAAGTTCCATGCCTCTGAAGAGCAGAGCATGGCCATTGAAGTCACCGTCACCAAGGGCCcagaaggaaacaaaagcaacatAGCCATGGGAGGCACTGCCAAAACCTCCCTGAGGACCAGGAAAAGGGCCTTGGCACATGGTACCAAAAACTTGGAGTACCCTTCCAGCACGTCCACCAGCCTCTCCCCAGAAGCCAGCATGTCTATGGTTGGAGTGGAGGCCACCAGGAAGACCACCAAAGGAAAAACCTATCAGGAGGATGAGGGGACCCTCATCTCAGCCTTGCCACAGGAAGACCAAGAGAGTGAACAGGAAGACAGGCCCCAGAGAGTGTCCCAGGCCcgcaggggaagaagggagaggagggaacACCGGCAGAAGGAGCGCGTGCTCAGGGGCTCGCATCCCCGCAGGTCAGCCGAAGGCCGCCACAAGACTGTGGGGGACAAAGTGATCCGGAAGACAGCCGACCGGTCCTCAGGCGGCCGGAGAGCTACGAGGGATGACAAAAAGGAGAAAGGCCACGGCAGCCCGGGGGACAGCAAGCGGGGCACTGTGCACAAAGGTGTCAGCCATGCTCCCATCACCAAGGAGTCCAGGACCTCGCACAAATCGGCCAGGAGCTTGTCTACGGGGAGTTCATTCTCCACCAACAAGAGACTCAGCAGGATCAGCTCTTTCCTGAGGAATGTTCGAGCCAATCTCACTACAAAGACGGTGGCCTTGTCACACGATAAAGATGTGGACATCTTGGCGAAGGCagtggaaaggaaaagaatggaggccATCATGGAGACGGCAGAGAGTGGCCAGGGGCTGGAAATCACTGGGAGTGTGACATCCGAGGCCACGGAGACAGTGACCGTTGCAGCTCATCAATAG